A stretch of Elephas maximus indicus isolate mEleMax1 chromosome 20, mEleMax1 primary haplotype, whole genome shotgun sequence DNA encodes these proteins:
- the LOC126063722 gene encoding olfactory receptor 5W2-like, with translation MDGENCSSLTEFHLLGITNNPVIKTAIFIMFQVVYIIILVANLGMIILITMDSQLQTPTYFFLSHLSFCDLYYSTAIGPKMLVDLLAKDKLISFYGCALQFFIFCIFGDSECLLLAVMAFGRYKAISNPLLYTVNMSSRVCSVLTAGVYLVSMVDAWIHTTLTFHLCFCGSKEINHFFCDLPPLFLLSCSDIQGNELALFTVFGFIELSTISGILISYCYIILSVLKIHSAEGRFKAFSTCSSHLTAVAVFQGTLLFMYFWPSSAYSPDQDKITSLFYTLVIPMLNWLIYSLRNKDVKGALEKLKNKRWF, from the coding sequence atggaTGGAGAAAATTGCTCCTCTTTGACTGAATTCCACCTCTTAGGAATTACTAATAACCCTGTGATCAAAACAGCCATATTCATCATGTTTCAGGTTGTTTACATCATTATTCTTGTGGCAAATCTTGGAATGATCATTTTAATTACAATGGACTCTCAGCTTCAAACACCAAcgtactttttcctcagccacctcTCCTTCTGTGACCTCTACTATTCCACAGCAATTGGGCCCAAGATGCTGGTGGACCTCTTAGCCAAAGACAAGTTGATTTCATTCTATGGCTGTGCTCTGCAATTCttcatcttctgtatctttggagATTCTGAGTGTCTCCTGCTGGCAGTGATGGCCTTTGGTAGGTACAAGGCCATAAGCAACCCCTTGCTCTATACAGTCAACATGTCCAGCAGGGTGTGCTCCGTGCTCACGGCTGGGGTTTACCTGGTGAGCATGGTGGATGCTTGGATACATACAACCCTAACTTTCCACTTATGTTTCTGTGGGTCAAAAGAAAttaatcatttcttctgtgatttaCCTCCACTTTTCCTCCTTTCCTGTTCTGATATTCAGGGCAATGAGTTGGCATTATTCACTGTTTTTGGCTTCATTGAACTGAGTACCATTTCAGGGATTCTTATCTCTTACTGTTACATCATTCTCTCAGTCTTAAAAATCCACTCAGCTGAGGGAAGGTTCAAAGCTTTCTCCACCTGCAGCTCTCACTTAACGGCTGTTGCAGTTTTCCAGGGAACCCTACTCTTTATGTATTTCTGGCCAAGTTCTGCCTACTCTCCAGATCAAGATAAAATTACCTCTTTGTTTTACACCCTTGTGATTCCCATGTTAAATTGGCTGATATACAGCCTAAGAAATAAAGACGTGAAAGGGGCTctggaaaaactgaaaaataaaagatggttttaa
- the LOC126064081 gene encoding olfactory receptor-like protein OLF1: MELIEGNYTLVTEFVLLGFPTCPELQIVLFLVFLMLYGVILMGNIGLIMLIRIDSRLQTPMYFFLSNLSFVDLCYSSVIVPKMLVNFLSENKSISYYGCALQFYFFCTFADTESFILAAMAYDRYVAICNPLLYTVVMSRDTCVWLIVLSYIGGNISSLVHTSFAFILKYCDKNVINHFFCDLPPLLKLSCTDTSVSEWLLSTYGSSVEIICFIIIVIAYYFILLSVLKTRSSSGRKKAFSTCASHLTSVVIYQGTLLFIYSRPSSLYSPNANKIISMFYTIVIPVLNPLIYSLRNKDVKDAAKKALRSKTDSS; the protein is encoded by the coding sequence atggaACTGATAGAAGGAAACTACACCTTGGTGACTGAATTTGTTCTATTAGGCTTTCCAACATGCCCTGAACTGCAGATTGTCCTATTCCTGGTGTTTCTGATGTTGTATGGTGTGATTCTAATGGGGAACATTGGCTTGATAATGTTAATCAGAATAGATTCCCGTCTTCAAAcccccatgtatttttttctcagtaaCCTATCCTTTGTAGACCTTTGTTATTCCTCAGTCATTGTTCCCAAAATGCTGGTCAACTTCCTCTCAGAGAACAAATCCATTTCCTATTATGGCTGTGCCCTGCAGTTCTATTTTTTCTGTACTTTTGCAGATACAGAATCCTTTATCTTGGCTgccatggcctatgatcgctatgtCGCCATCTGTAACCCTTTGCTGTATACAGTTGTGATGTCCCGGGACACCTGTGTATGGCTGATTGTCTTGTCCTATATTGGTGGCAACATAAGCTCCCTGGTTCATACATCCTTTGCCTTTATTCTGAAATACTGTGACAAAAATGTGATTAATCATTTTTTCTGTGACCTCCCTCCACTGCTTAAGCTCTCCTGCACAGACACCTCAGTTAGTGAGTGGCTCCTCTCCACATATGGCAGCTCCGTGGAAATCATCTGCTTCATCATCATTGTTATCGCCTACTATTTCATTCTTCTCTCAGTCTTAAAGACTCGCTCTTCCAGTGGgaggaagaaagccttctccaCATGTGCCTCTCACCTGACTTCTGTGGTCATTTATCAGGGGACTCTACTGTTTATTTACTCAAGGCCCAGCTCCCTGTATTCTCCCAACGCTAATAAAATCATCTCGATGTTCTACACCATTGTCATCCCAGTGCTAAATCCACTGATTTACAGtttgagaaacaaagatgtaaaagatgcAGCTAAGAAAGCTCTAAGATCAaagacagattcctcatga